Genomic window (Erythrolamprus reginae isolate rEryReg1 chromosome 3, rEryReg1.hap1, whole genome shotgun sequence):
TCACTAAGATTAGAGATGATCATCAGGGTCTGTTGGAGAGATAAAGGCTGTTGACTGTTATGGAATGCGTTACTCACAATTCCAGTTTGGTATTTCTTTGTTGATGGTGTTGGGAGGGGAGAAAACAGTGCATCCATATTACTCCAttactctacagcagtgtttcccaacatggcaacttgaagatatttggacttcaactcccagaattccccagacagcaaatgctgggagttgaagtccgaatatcttcaagttgccaaggttgggaaacactgctctacagcaaggatctccaaccttgaaactttaagcctggcggacttcaactcccacaattccccagccagtagccagaatcctgggagttgaagtccaccagcttaaagttgccaaggttggaaacccctgctgTACAGAGAATAGATGCATTCTCATTCTCTCCCACCCACCAAATTCCAGGCCCATTACTTTCTTCCTACAGCCGCTGCCATTCTACCAACATATTCTCTCCAAACACACAGCTGTACCCTGTTGTACCATTTTACAGGCAATGTTAAGAATTTAAATTCTCCTTTACATTCTCAAAGAAACAAGgaatatgtaaaaataaatagcCTCCCAGCCCTGTCAGGGTGAAGACAAAGACTCTGCTCCATTAGTTCTTTATCCATCTGAATGAGAAGTGCAAATTGTTTGGAGAATGCCAGAATCTGGGCTGTAAAACATGTTTGCCACAATTAGCAAACATAGGCCAGTGGTCCTTATTGGCAAGGAGTCCATCAGCTTAGTTTCATGCTGATAGTCACAGCCCGTTTGTAGACTTCGGTAACATTATCACAGTCTGCCAGGGAGAAACAACTGTCTGCAAGGGGTTTTTGGCACTGAGTCACTGTCCAGCGTCGGAGTCGGCGGCCCTTGGTTTCCACATCTCCTTCCTCCTCCAGTTGCAAGAGGTCATCTGCAGAGACGGAGCCACGCATGGAGACCCCCCCACTTCCTGGCATCCGATCAGGCAAATCAAGCTGGTCAAAGGACTCTGTGGAAAGGATGCTGTCTTCACTCACAGCGCTGGATGGGCAAAGGCGAGAGGCGAGGGACAGCCTGGGCAAGATCAGCTCAGGGAAGGTTGGGAGGACTTTGTCGGGCACATCGTCAGACTCCGTGCTGCTGGAGGAATACTTGCCATTATGTTTCAAAATACCTTTCCGCCTGGCTTGGTTGCCACTGGAGTTCTGAGTGGAGGGGGGAGTGCCCACAAAGACACTGGCATTGAAGTCTGTGTTTTCAGAGTCTAAAACATCTGCAAATTCACTACGCTCTGAAGACGAGTAATAGCCAGATTCTCTCTTCAGTGGCTTTTTCAGAATTCCTTTCTTGGGCACTGGAGGAACGGCTACGACATGCTCTGTATGGCAGGCCAAGGATCTGGAGGACAGAACACAAGCCAGCTCAACTACAGATCTAGTATTGTCTTCTTTCTGTAAATCGAAAGGAGCTACCACAGTTGAAGAAGGACCCTGGGACTTCTCACAAGAGTTTCTCTTTTTCAATATGCCTTTAGGTCTCTTTAGGATTGATTTGGATTGGTTCTCTGATGCTAGGCATGTTTCTTGCACCGCATGAGACACGTCATTCTCCTTTTTTGACTTCTTGAGCGAACGCTGCTTCTCCAAAGTGACACCAGGGATGTGTTGTTTAAAGAAGCAGCGCATTTTGGAGCCATTTTCAAACAGGGGCCTGGAGGAGCGGCGAAGCCAATCTGCAACGGTAGCCAATGGAGATTCATCCTCTCGCAAAGACTCCTGTTCCCCAACTGGCACTTTGTAACCCCAGTTGATCCACCAATGGCTGGCAATGTCCTCAACGCTAGCTCGGCGTTCTGGATTCACCATTAGCATCCACCGGATCAAGCCACAGGCATCTACAAATCAAAGAAATCATATGAGATGTACAGATAAAAGGCACGCTTCATTTCACAGAACTCCTTTCTAATTTTAGCGCAAGAGGAAAATGTCCTATTTCAGCTAATGATCTGGATCAGTTATACATCAGCAACTCCAAAACTGCACGTATAAGAATATATTTTTATAGATCTCATATTCACAGAAAGGGGTAATTCAGGATATCAAGTCTAGCCTTCAACTCACCATAAGAATTCAAAGCAAATCCTCCCATATGAAGTGTTATCCAGCCCAAGCCTTTCTTAAAATGTTTTCACAGTTAACTTACTATGCAATATTTTTCCTGGCAAATCAAAAATTGCTCTGACCTAAAGCCGATCTGATGATTATGGTGGAATGATATATTTTCAAAGGAAGCTTGCTAAAGCTTTGAAGAATTTTGTTACAAGGAACAAATGGGAACAAATCAAGTTCTAAAATATAATTTGAAGAGGCTAAAATCAAgatgattaaaaataaaaggaagga
Coding sequences:
- the NUAK2 gene encoding NUAK family SNF1-like kinase 2, giving the protein MERVPLCEAPFRDGLFQFPKAPAVKKQAVKRHHHKHNLRHRYEFLETLGKGTYGKVKKARERSGKLVAIKSIRKDKIKDEQDLLHIRREIEIMSSLNHPHIIAVHEVFENSSKIVIVMEYASKGDLYDYISERQRLTEQEARHFFRQVVSAIYYCHKNGIVHRDLKLENILLDANGNIKIADFGLSNVFQQDRLLQTFCGSPLYASPEIVNGRPYKGPEVDSWSLGVLLYILIHGTMPFDSHDYKTLVKQITRGDYKEPTKLSDACGLIRWMLMVNPERRASVEDIASHWWINWGYKVPVGEQESLREDESPLATVADWLRRSSRPLFENGSKMRCFFKQHIPGVTLEKQRSLKKSKKENDVSHAVQETCLASENQSKSILKRPKGILKKRNSCEKSQGPSSTVVAPFDLQKEDNTRSVVELACVLSSRSLACHTEHVVAVPPVPKKGILKKPLKRESGYYSSSERSEFADVLDSENTDFNASVFVGTPPSTQNSSGNQARRKGILKHNGKYSSSSTESDDVPDKVLPTFPELILPRLSLASRLCPSSAVSEDSILSTESFDQLDLPDRMPGSGGVSMRGSVSADDLLQLEEEGDVETKGRRLRRWTVTQCQKPLADSCFSLADCDNVTEVYKRAVTISMKLS